attaaaccGAATTTATATGGTTGAGAATATTTTACTTGAATATTGTTTAGTCTGaatataattacttttataTGGAGAAATGAGCGAGGATAATTATGATTATACCAAAAAATGATTggatttgaattataaattccaatttttattttaatttaccaatgtttgtaaattcataatttaaatttgtttaatctaaATCATATTTTTTGATGAATGATTCATCCATTGCCTGGCTTGCATGTAGTTGGGGTAATGCATGCCAATGGTGATGTATCCAACGGCAGAATTGACCATTTTCATGGCAGACATGAAACTTTTTTATTTGGTACATGACATGAAAACTTGATGAAGATGAAAGGAAATGAGAGGTTAGTAGTGGGAGATAAATCATATCAAATGATAACAAGTAAGGGTCTATTCAATCAAAAAAAGCCgaccaaaaataaaacaaaaaaacaggTATAATTATGTGGGGAAGGGATTCCACTTAAAAGAACTCCCCCTAAACGTGGTGGTGGTGGCTGGCGGTGGCTAATCATAAAACATCATCAAAAAGTGGCAGCACCGCCTCCCACCTTCCCCTCCCTCCAAGTTTtgggttttttcttttacaattgaTCAAATTAGAACTTAGAGacttaatttagattttatacataatacaaggactaatagtaaaatttaacttaaccTTATCAAATTAATTCCTCCACTATAGAATAAATCAATTCAAGCattgtattattaaaaatataaagctaaaatttaatatcatttattatctaatagagttaatatttttaaagatgtTATAGCTTtgtaaatcaaatattttatttggagTCAAATtgtagataaaaattaaattttatgtcaaaattttaaataataaatattaattctattaaaacttaaatttgttgagtcgattaaattgagaaatttgcCAATCACATTGGCCTTTGTTTATGTATGACAGcaacattgttaaaataattaattttgaatgtcTTGATTGTTAAATGTTGAGAACAAATGTGCATGTTGCAATATGAATAATTGACTTTAGATTTGGTGTCCCATTCAATCAAATCAAACAAAGATTTTAGGGTCCCATTatggtaaaaaatataaaatattgaacttcttaaaatattttaaattttctttttcagaaagtaccaaaaacaataaaataacatatggTATGCCATTtccattacattttttaaataatatttccaTTCAAGTTGAATCAAATCGAGTTTTTAAGGGAGAGTacttcatttataaaattcaaattcaaaattttatttaagaattattgaatttttgtgGTGGTTTCGGGTTAGCTAGTTAAACCAACCATTAACACTATTCTAATCATtgtcttttttttcattaatgatccctagacaaaaaaaaaaaaaacaaaagagtaTGGGCTATCATGAAATTATCCCAAGTTGATGGCTCCCATGGCAATGCAAATCAATGTCTTCTACATAACTTATAACTGAAGTTTGCTACAAAGGCAAACAATGAATAAAGGAGGCGGAAAAATAATCTGTTTTGGTCTATTTATGATTCTAGTCCCtctatgttaaaatttgagatttaattgttctaatttagtataatttaataCTCTATTTCTATTGATCCAATTTGATAATATTGATAGTTGCCTCcgacataatatttttttaattattgtttgatCATATAGTTAGAGTCATACCAAATCCAATAAGCTCtgtttaactaaaaatatttttacatgtcAATCAAATGCTTAAGATTGTTCTAAAAAGAATTCCAAACCATTATTCTAACAGCATCCACTAATAGCGCTATCAATTTGGGCCTAGAGAGACTAAATTATGCCAAATTGGATAGATTAAATCTCTAGTATCAACataataaagggactaaaaccATAATTCGACCGAATGTTTTGTTTACATATGTTTAagagaataaaagaaacaacTAACCAACGGTGAATGCAATGGGAAGGCACATCGTGCTCTCAAATAGAAAGCTCAAGTTCAAATCCTCGAGATGATACTGTTAAGAGCAATGTTGTTTGAACTGGATTAGACCATTGGTTGGACTTTAAACTGACTGAGGGATCGATCCAAAAAATGACTTTGAATTGGTTAGACCAGAAATCAGTATGAACCAATTGAACCAATTAAAAATCAGTTGAACTGGTGGTTAAATCggttttttaaattggtttgaCCGGTGACTTGATCCTCGGTCtggtaataaaaatattagttgagAGCTTCACCAACCATAAAACGAGTATAAAAACACATTTGTCACTaagaaaaaagcaaaaagcatGCAAAAAGATGTCCAAAGATGACAACTCTTTTTTTTCCCCCCACTTTTTGCCGTTCTTTGTTCTTATGTTCTAATGAGAGGTTTTGACTTTTTAAgtctccccccccccccccaaaaaaaatgtaaaagtaaaaaaaccAAAGCTAAACATCAAAGAAAAACAGTAAgattaaaatagatttttagtGCATTTCAAGTTCTGAAGAACAattaaagaaagagagaaaagggGTGTAAAATGATGACCCACCATTAGAGGCCATTAGTTCAGCCAATAGCAACCTATGGTTCATCAAAAATGGCCAAGCAAGTTAACCAACAACTTACGTTTCTAACAAAGATTCTGTCTTTGTCTCTCTCTCCTTTCATATTTGTCTCTCTTGAAAGTTAAGCTCACTTTTCTCTGCCAATGGACAAACACCAGCAACAGCTGTTCTTAGCAAAGAGCACAAGACAGCGTTGTAATGAATGGTAAAAGTTTGATCTTTAGCTTTGTTTAATGCATACTGTTATTGGGTATTCAATGGATTGTTCACCTTTAACGTGTATTTTTTTGTAGGATTTTTCGAGATGTTCCAAGTGATATCACAATAGAAGTAAATGGTGTATCTTTTGCTCTACACAAGGTAATTTATTgctttaatttcatcaaatataGATGGttaatatgtatgtatgtatgaatgaatgtatgtatgtatgcatgtgtAGTTTCCTCTTGTTTCTCGAAGTGGGAGAATTCAGAAACTAGTTGCAGAGCATAGGGATTCCGATATGTTAAGAGTGGAGCTTGTTAACGTACCTGGAGGTGCCGAGTCGTTCGAGTTGGCTGCAAAGTTCTGTTATGGCATTAACTTTGAGATTACATCTTTCAATGTGGCTCAGCTTTATTGCGTTTCCGATTACCTCGAGATGACTGAGGAGTTTTCGAAGGATAATCTCGGGTCTCGTACTGAAGAGTATCTCGAGATTGTTGTTTGCAAGAACTTGGAGATGTGTGTTGAGGTTTTGCAGCAATGTGAGAGTCTGCTTCCTCTTGCGGATGAGTTGAAGATCATTAGCCGTTGCATTGATGCGATTGCCTCGAAGGCTTGTGCGGAGCAGATTGCGTCAAGCTTCTCGCGATTAGAGTACAGCAGTTCGGGTAGGCTTCATATGAACAGGCAAACAAAATGTGAGGGAGATTGGTGGATAGAAGATCTTTCTGTTATTCGGATTGATTTGTATCAAAGACTCATTACGGCCATGAAATGCCGCGGTGTCCGTCCTGAAAGTATTGGTGCCTCCCTTGTGAATTTCGCGCAGAAGGAGCTGACAAAGAAATGCAGTCTGTGGAATCCATCGGGCCTTACGAAAGTTGATTTGGGTTCAACCGATCATGAACGGCTTGTGGTCGAGACAATCATTGGCCTTTTACCTGTTGAGAAACTTGCTGTGCCTATCAGTTTCCTTTTCGGACTCCTCCGAAGTGCAGTGATGCTTGATTGCTCGATTTCTTGTAGGCTTGATCTAGAACGGAGGATCGGATCTCAGTTGGATATCGCAACTCTTGATGACATCTTGATCCCGTCTTTTCGACATTCAGGAGATGGGACCTTATTTGATGTTGATACAGTTCAAAGGATATTAGTAAACTTTTCCCAGCAAGATGACAGTGAAGGTGATATGGATGATGAGTCGGTTTTCGAATCTGATAGTCCTCGATCACCGTCCCAAACTGCATTGTTCAAAGTTGCAATACTAGTTGATAATTACTTAGCCGAAATTGCTCCTGATGCAAATCTCAAGCTTCCGAAGTTCTTGGGAATTGCAGAGACTTTACCAGAACACGCTCGTACCATCCACGACGGGCTATATCGAGCCATTGATATTTATCTAAAAGTATGTATGCCAATATTTTCCGATTTTGATAACCTGTTCAGGAAACTACCTGACCTTGTAATGATTGCATCGTGTTCAGGCTCATCCGAGTTTACCAGATGAAGACCGGAAGAGACTCTGCAAGCTGATTGATTTCCAAAAGCTCTCACAAGAAGCCGGTGCACATGCTGCACAGAATGAACGACTTCCGATCCAATCGATAGTCCAAGTTCTTTATTTCGAGCAATTAAGGCTAAGAAATGCTTTGTGCTGCTCTTATCCCGATGATGATCACAAGCCGGCAGTGCATCACCAGTCTTGGCGGATCAGCAGCGGTGCACTCAGTGCAGCAATGTCCCCAAGAGACAACTATGCATCTCTGAGGCGAGAAAACCGGGAGTTAAAACTTGAGCTTACTCGAATGCGGATGAGATTAAACGATCTAGAGAAAGAACATGTTTGCATGAAGAGGGATATGGTGAAGTCTCGTTCTCGTAGATTCATGAGGTCTTTCTCAAAGAAAATCGGTAAACTAAGCTTGTTTGGACATAGTTCTTCGAGAGGATCAAGTTCCCCTTCAAGGCAATCATATAGAACTGATTCTAAGGTGATTGAGAGAACATGTGCAAGCACTGATTAGATGCTTAaaatggggggggggggggtttcCCCTTTCTTTGTTGAGCAAGGCCATGGTTTTGGTGACCTTTTATGTTGAtgtttttccatatttttctttaGACTGCAATGGGGTCCTTGTTAATCCCCAGATTTCAGCGGATCTTCCTCTTCTTCAATGGCTGTCTTCTTTCGTTTTTCTTTAGTAAAATACCTGTAAGAAAATGTTAAGGAAGCATATACTATACCCCCTTGTTTGTTCTTGTAATCTTTCAACCATGGCTGTAGAGCCCATTTTGTATGTTAAATTATGTCGGTTTTTCGATGTAAGAGATAAAATGTATCATGtttttcatgatttcaaaaCCCTGAAAGGCTTGCCGTGGACATTCAAAGACACTGTTGGTACATTGATTTTGTACCCAAAGCTAAATGTAAGTACAAAAACTTGCAGAGAAACCATTTTCCGGGACCTATTGGTCCCATTAAATTCAGGACTAGTACTATTTTGACATGAATTTTGCTTATAAATCAATGAACTTGGTTCCAAAAAGACAAGTTTTACGGTTACCAAATGCTCAAGAGCGCAAGAAAAGGAAGTTTTCCAAGCTACaaggaaaaaaggaaacaatCTTCGATCTTACATTGAAAAGGGGGCATGGGGAACTAGTCGATAGACAAAGAAAGCACATATGTGACAGTTCTGAAAATTTTCACCAACATAACCTTATTGTGAAGAATCTTGCCAGCTTCTCTTATGGTCTCGATGCTTAAGCTGGTGATTTGGTATAGAAGCGGATACCGAATGCCAATCCCAAGATTAGGAGTGGAACAAGGAATTGGAGAAGCTTTACAACGAATTCCGAGGTCTTATCTTGCTCATAGTGAGGCTGGTTCGGAGGAGTGTACTTTGTCTAGGTGGGAATGGTTGATGCATCGATATCACCCACGTACAACTCATGCAACATTGCTCTAGCACTGCTGCTATGACCAACATCCTCGAAATCATCGGTAGCATCCTTCCCTGTGAAGCATACACCAAGCTAAAATTATTTCCCTTTCTTCCATCTTCCGCAATAGTTCCGACGTTAGATTACACAGAACAAGCAGAAAAAAGTTGCGATATTCGTCATACCACTTGCAGACAACAAGACTTCATCACCACCAGGATGGTCCTCCAAGAATTTAGTCACATTGTAtacctattcaaataatatttcatGTCACTACAAGTTTAGGGACTGATTAATTATTACAGCCAAAACACCATAGCCGAAttccataaaaaaaacattcttaCATGCCAAGGAGTACTCAGTAAATTGAACATTATTACACACAAAATCACTGATCTgtcttttgttaaaattatacCAACTAACAATACATTACATCCCACAGAATCCATTATAGAGAACAAAATCTGAACTGTCAATTCACCAATCTGAGTTAAATTATAGAGTAATCAAATAAAGAACA
The Gossypium raimondii isolate GPD5lz chromosome 8, ASM2569854v1, whole genome shotgun sequence DNA segment above includes these coding regions:
- the LOC105792349 gene encoding BTB/POZ domain-containing protein At5g48800, which produces MDKHQQQLFLAKSTRQRCNEWIFRDVPSDITIEVNGVSFALHKFPLVSRSGRIQKLVAEHRDSDMLRVELVNVPGGAESFELAAKFCYGINFEITSFNVAQLYCVSDYLEMTEEFSKDNLGSRTEEYLEIVVCKNLEMCVEVLQQCESLLPLADELKIISRCIDAIASKACAEQIASSFSRLEYSSSGRLHMNRQTKCEGDWWIEDLSVIRIDLYQRLITAMKCRGVRPESIGASLVNFAQKELTKKCSLWNPSGLTKVDLGSTDHERLVVETIIGLLPVEKLAVPISFLFGLLRSAVMLDCSISCRLDLERRIGSQLDIATLDDILIPSFRHSGDGTLFDVDTVQRILVNFSQQDDSEGDMDDESVFESDSPRSPSQTALFKVAILVDNYLAEIAPDANLKLPKFLGIAETLPEHARTIHDGLYRAIDIYLKAHPSLPDEDRKRLCKLIDFQKLSQEAGAHAAQNERLPIQSIVQVLYFEQLRLRNALCCSYPDDDHKPAVHHQSWRISSGALSAAMSPRDNYASLRRENRELKLELTRMRMRLNDLEKEHVCMKRDMVKSRSRRFMRSFSKKIGKLSLFGHSSSRGSSSPSRQSYRTDSKVIERTCASTD